In Janibacter alkaliphilus, the following proteins share a genomic window:
- a CDS encoding JmjC domain-containing protein: MAVSSVTQPPAAARTGLRRLVDLDPATFAAQHWGREPRHVPAAARGGDDGQDLLSLAAVDRLLSVQGVRTPFLRVARNGVTRPDADFTRGGGVGAGVTDQLDDTALTRLFAEGSTIVLQGLHRTHEPLITLAQDLTADLGHPVQVNAYVTPPQSTGFSAHYDVHDVFVLQTAGEKTWRIHAPVHEHPLRDQPWDQRRGAVADRAAGEPHLDITMRPGDVLYLPRGWLHAATAKGETSAHVTIGVHTWHRGHVADALLAAVTRALAEDPQQRASLPLGADIGSADALADDVEAVRAAMTAALAEVSVAQVAADLGGRQDRSHTPAPVAPVATAGALAGWHEDSRLVLREHVRARLVPNGSGQVLIGRTGRHPVGAAEADRVAALLTEGSARVGDLGEELARGLVLAGVAVPELPATDAEALDEEPG, from the coding sequence GTGGCCGTCTCGTCCGTGACCCAGCCGCCTGCCGCCGCGCGCACCGGCCTGCGCCGCCTGGTCGACCTCGACCCGGCCACCTTCGCCGCGCAGCACTGGGGCCGCGAGCCCCGGCACGTCCCGGCAGCCGCGCGCGGCGGCGACGACGGCCAGGACCTGCTCAGCCTCGCCGCGGTGGACCGGCTGCTCTCGGTGCAGGGGGTGCGCACCCCCTTCCTCCGGGTCGCCCGGAACGGGGTCACCCGGCCGGACGCCGACTTCACCCGCGGCGGCGGGGTCGGTGCCGGGGTCACCGACCAGCTCGACGACACCGCGCTGACCCGGCTCTTCGCCGAGGGCTCGACGATCGTGCTGCAGGGGCTGCACCGCACCCACGAGCCGCTGATCACCCTGGCCCAGGACCTCACCGCCGACCTCGGGCACCCGGTGCAGGTCAACGCCTACGTCACCCCGCCGCAGAGCACCGGCTTCTCCGCGCACTACGACGTGCACGACGTCTTCGTGCTGCAGACCGCGGGGGAGAAGACCTGGCGGATCCACGCACCGGTGCACGAGCACCCGTTGCGGGACCAGCCGTGGGACCAGCGGCGCGGTGCGGTGGCCGACCGGGCCGCCGGCGAGCCGCACCTGGACATCACCATGCGGCCCGGTGACGTGCTCTACCTGCCCCGGGGGTGGCTGCACGCCGCGACGGCGAAGGGGGAGACCAGCGCCCACGTGACCATCGGGGTGCACACCTGGCACCGCGGGCACGTCGCCGACGCGCTGCTCGCCGCGGTCACCAGGGCGCTCGCCGAGGACCCGCAGCAGCGCGCGTCGCTGCCGCTGGGCGCCGACATCGGCTCCGCCGATGCCCTGGCCGACGACGTCGAGGCGGTGCGGGCCGCGATGACCGCCGCGCTCGCCGAGGTCTCGGTGGCCCAGGTGGCGGCCGATCTCGGTGGGCGGCAGGACCGCAGCCACACCCCCGCGCCGGTGGCCCCGGTGGCGACCGCCGGCGCGCTCGCCGGGTGGCACGAGGACAGCCGGCTGGTGCTGCGCGAGCACGTCCGGGCCCGGTTGGTGCCCAACGGGTCCGGCCAGGTGCTGATCGGGCGGACCGGTCGGCACCCGGTGGGCGCGGCCGAGGCGGACCGGGTGGCCGCGCTGCTGACCGAGGGCTCGGCCCGGGTCGGTGACCTCGGCGAGGAGCTGGCCCGTGGGCTGGTGCTGGCGGGGGTCGCCGTGCCCGAGCTGCCGGCGACGGACGCCGAGGCGCTGGATGAGGAGCCCGGGTGA
- a CDS encoding FAD-binding dehydrogenase, with amino-acid sequence MDADVIVVGHGLAGLVATAELTDAGRTVVLLDQESEANLAGQAHWSFGGLFFVDSPEQRRMGVRDSHELAMSDWWGSAGFDRDEDYWPRRWAEAYVDFAAGEKRSWLHEQGMRWFPVVGWAERGDGTADGHGNSVPRFHITWGTGPGVAAPFVRRVQQAREQGLVRYLPRHRVDELLVEGGRVVGVRGARLAEDEAERGRPTNRDPVGDFTLRAGSVLVASGGIGGNHDLVRENWPERLGGAPAKMLTGVPEHVDGRMIAITEAAGGRLINRDRMWHYVEGIANWDPIWPQHAIRILPGPSSMWLDADGERLPAPLFPGFDTLGTLAHLRSKGHHHSWFVTNRSVAGKEFGLSGSEQNADLTGKSVRDVLRQRSLSDMHPAVQAFVDHGVDFVQADTVEELVAKMNGLVEDDEPRLDAARVAQQVHQRDSQLANPYAKDAQVAAMHAARGYRGDKISKRAYPPVPLTDPDHGPLIGVKLHILTRKTLGGFETDLSARVLGQDGQVVPGLYAAGEAAGFGGGGVHGYRALEGTFLGGCIFSGRTAGRAMAAEAGD; translated from the coding sequence ATGGACGCTGACGTCATCGTCGTCGGGCACGGTCTCGCCGGGCTCGTCGCCACCGCCGAGCTCACCGACGCCGGGCGCACCGTGGTGCTGCTCGACCAGGAGTCCGAGGCCAACCTCGCCGGTCAGGCGCACTGGTCCTTCGGCGGGCTGTTCTTCGTCGACAGCCCCGAGCAGCGACGGATGGGCGTGCGCGACTCCCACGAGCTGGCGATGTCCGACTGGTGGGGCAGCGCCGGCTTCGACCGCGACGAGGACTACTGGCCGCGCCGCTGGGCCGAGGCCTACGTCGACTTCGCCGCCGGCGAGAAGCGCTCCTGGCTGCACGAGCAGGGGATGCGCTGGTTCCCGGTCGTCGGCTGGGCCGAGCGCGGCGACGGGACCGCCGACGGGCACGGCAACTCGGTGCCCCGCTTCCACATCACCTGGGGCACCGGCCCCGGGGTGGCCGCCCCCTTCGTCCGCCGGGTGCAGCAGGCCCGGGAGCAGGGGCTGGTGCGCTACCTGCCGCGGCACCGGGTCGACGAGCTGCTCGTCGAGGGCGGTCGGGTCGTCGGGGTCCGCGGGGCCCGCCTCGCCGAGGACGAGGCCGAGCGCGGCCGCCCCACCAACCGCGACCCGGTCGGGGACTTCACCCTCCGGGCCGGGTCGGTGCTCGTCGCCTCCGGCGGCATCGGCGGCAACCACGACCTCGTCCGGGAGAACTGGCCGGAGCGTCTCGGCGGCGCCCCGGCGAAGATGCTCACCGGCGTGCCCGAGCACGTCGACGGCCGGATGATCGCCATCACCGAGGCCGCCGGCGGGCGCCTGATCAACCGCGACCGGATGTGGCACTACGTCGAGGGCATCGCCAACTGGGACCCGATCTGGCCGCAGCACGCCATCCGCATCCTGCCCGGGCCCAGCTCGATGTGGCTGGACGCCGACGGGGAGCGGCTGCCCGCCCCCCTCTTCCCCGGCTTCGACACCCTCGGCACCCTGGCCCACCTGCGCTCGAAGGGGCACCACCACAGCTGGTTCGTCACCAACCGCAGCGTCGCCGGCAAGGAGTTCGGCCTCAGCGGCTCGGAGCAGAACGCCGATCTCACCGGCAAGAGCGTGCGCGACGTGCTGCGCCAGCGCAGCCTCTCCGACATGCACCCGGCGGTGCAGGCCTTCGTCGACCACGGCGTCGACTTCGTCCAGGCGGACACCGTCGAGGAGCTCGTGGCGAAGATGAACGGGCTGGTCGAGGACGACGAGCCGCGGCTGGACGCGGCCCGGGTGGCCCAGCAGGTGCACCAGCGTGACTCGCAGCTGGCCAACCCCTACGCCAAGGACGCCCAGGTCGCGGCCATGCACGCCGCCCGCGGCTACCGCGGCGACAAGATCAGCAAGCGCGCCTACCCGCCGGTGCCGCTCACCGACCCCGACCACGGCCCGCTGATCGGGGTCAAGCTGCACATCCTCACCCGCAAGACCCTCGGCGGCTTCGAGACCGACCTCTCGGCGCGGGTGCTCGGCCAGGACGGGCAGGTCGTGCCCGGGCTCTACGCGGCCGGCGAGGCGGCCGGCTTCGGTGGCGGCGGCGTGCACGGCTACCGCGCGCTGGAGGGCACCTTCCTCGGCGGCTGCATCTTCTCCGGACGCACCGCCGGGCGGGCGATGGCCGCCGAGGCCGGCGACTGA
- a CDS encoding GNAT family N-acetyltransferase, which yields MTNPFLPQMPERLPDGWTAATPTEADVEELIALVAVDKQAITGSSLVQREAIVSESVGRGSWTRRQVLLRDPAGRVRVWARVHDRAAGRTMLEMTIDPDLEDATDTEVARSVYAWEESVAQRIARGRGLGGTQLDASLHEADGRGRRHLEAAGYSHVRTWLQMTRPVIPADDGLLEANLREGVQVRPVARHADRSPVAADLQTVHRMLEDSFADHFNSYRESFPEFLHRLREDPGHRWDLWWIATVEIDGEDVPGGALAATITAPDEQGRRGSYVEYIGVHRLARGRGVAKSLLHAVIADAARRGHDRVTLEVDADSPTGADGLYRALGWELSYRTESWHRDILVPDVDAPVPEPQGDIPDMEA from the coding sequence GTGACCAACCCCTTCCTGCCGCAGATGCCCGAGCGACTGCCCGACGGGTGGACCGCCGCCACGCCCACCGAGGCCGACGTCGAGGAGCTCATCGCGCTGGTCGCCGTCGACAAGCAGGCGATCACCGGCTCCTCCCTCGTGCAGCGCGAGGCGATCGTCAGCGAGAGCGTCGGCCGCGGCTCGTGGACCCGCCGTCAGGTGCTGCTGCGCGACCCGGCGGGGCGCGTCCGGGTGTGGGCCCGGGTGCACGACCGGGCGGCCGGCCGGACCATGCTCGAGATGACCATCGACCCCGACCTCGAGGACGCCACCGACACCGAGGTCGCCCGCTCGGTCTACGCCTGGGAGGAGAGCGTCGCCCAGCGCATCGCCAGGGGGCGCGGGCTCGGCGGCACCCAGCTGGACGCCTCGCTGCACGAGGCCGACGGCCGCGGCCGTCGGCACCTCGAGGCGGCCGGCTACTCGCACGTGCGCACCTGGCTGCAGATGACCCGCCCGGTCATCCCGGCCGACGACGGGCTGCTCGAGGCGAACCTGCGGGAGGGCGTCCAGGTCCGTCCGGTGGCCCGCCACGCCGACCGCTCCCCGGTGGCCGCCGACCTGCAGACCGTGCACCGGATGCTCGAGGACTCCTTCGCCGACCACTTCAACTCCTACCGCGAGTCCTTCCCCGAGTTCCTGCACCGGCTGCGGGAGGACCCGGGGCACCGCTGGGACCTGTGGTGGATCGCCACCGTCGAGATCGACGGTGAGGACGTGCCCGGCGGCGCGCTCGCGGCGACCATCACCGCCCCGGACGAGCAGGGTCGCCGCGGCAGCTACGTCGAGTACATCGGGGTGCACCGGCTGGCCCGTGGCCGCGGTGTCGCCAAGTCGCTGCTGCACGCGGTGATCGCCGACGCCGCCCGCCGCGGCCACGACCGGGTCACCCTCGAGGTGGACGCGGACAGCCCCACCGGCGCCGACGGCCTCTACCGCGCGCTCGGCTGGGAGCTCTCCTACCGCACCGAGTCCTGGCACCGGGACATCCTCGTCCCGGACGTCGACGCCCCGGTGCCGGAGCCGCAGGGCGACATCCCGGACATGGAGGCCTGA
- a CDS encoding sucrase ferredoxin, whose translation MIEQHGFDEHGRWRCSLAARERADQRVGTAVPAPRWFLVGHPGPWPRQPQAAAGLVEVAEPLMAALGRAGARLQLVRRHRRPHEDAAGVPHPDQPVMLVDSRAGTVGHGTWREPGDLVALAERFDDPPERSDEPVVLVCAHGRRDVCCAIEGRVVAAVLDDVLPGAVWETTHLGGDRFAANVAYLPEGSMFGGLDGSTAPEVLLAHLDGRTDLGFWRGRSTWTSQVQAAVADVLREPGLSLPGVTGVGQHGDGADAWVVTVDVAGVRRVRRVTRTLTTPRRLTCQAGVGQAAVWHVAPL comes from the coding sequence GTGATCGAGCAGCACGGATTCGACGAGCACGGCCGCTGGCGCTGCTCGCTGGCGGCCCGGGAGCGGGCCGACCAGCGGGTCGGCACCGCGGTGCCCGCGCCACGGTGGTTCCTCGTGGGGCATCCCGGCCCCTGGCCGCGCCAGCCTCAGGCCGCGGCCGGTCTCGTCGAGGTCGCCGAGCCGCTGATGGCGGCGCTGGGTCGCGCGGGTGCTCGGCTGCAGCTGGTGCGGCGGCACCGTCGGCCGCACGAGGACGCCGCCGGGGTGCCGCACCCGGATCAGCCGGTGATGCTCGTGGACAGCCGCGCCGGGACGGTCGGCCACGGCACCTGGCGCGAGCCGGGTGATCTGGTGGCGCTGGCCGAGCGCTTCGACGACCCGCCCGAGCGGTCGGACGAACCGGTCGTGCTGGTCTGCGCGCACGGTCGTCGGGACGTCTGCTGCGCCATCGAGGGCCGGGTCGTCGCCGCGGTGCTCGACGACGTCCTGCCCGGCGCGGTCTGGGAGACCACCCATCTCGGTGGGGACCGCTTCGCCGCCAACGTCGCCTACCTGCCCGAGGGATCGATGTTCGGCGGGCTGGACGGGAGCACGGCGCCCGAGGTGCTGCTCGCGCACCTCGACGGCCGGACCGACCTCGGCTTCTGGCGCGGTCGGTCGACGTGGACCTCCCAGGTGCAGGCGGCGGTGGCCGACGTGCTGCGCGAGCCCGGGCTGTCCCTGCCCGGGGTCACCGGTGTGGGGCAGCACGGCGACGGAGCGGACGCCTGGGTGGTGACCGTCGACGTCGCCGGGGTGCGTCGCGTCCGCCGGGTGACCCGCACGCTGACCACCCCCCGCCGGCTGACCTGCCAGGCGGGCGTCGGCCAGGCCGCGGTCTGGCACGTCGCCCCGCTCTGA
- a CDS encoding saccharopine dehydrogenase family protein, producing MAQSSTPATDRDLDLVLVGATGFVGRLTAQHLQAAAPKGVRIALAGRSREKLDALAAEIGGRATDWERIVIDVSDPAACADLAARTTVVVTTVGPYVRYGHELVKACAVAGTHYADLTGETLFVRETAEGLHEVARASGARIVNSCGFDSVPSDLGVWLTAEQARSDGAGELTETTLYVRSLRGGLSGGTIDSMREQAKATRASAGARKVVADPYGLSPDRANEPTSQEREDRPEPQPDEGSSLLGTVRSVAGKVASALPVGRDETGRWTGPFVMASYNTRVVRRSNALLGWAYGRGFRYQEVTDFGDSWTAPLKAGGMTAGLLGLMAGMSTGPTRAVLDKVLPEPGEGPSEETQRTGRFRLEVVAGTTSGATYRTTVAAKKDPGYSGTAVMLGQAGLCLALDELSSEGGVITPAVAMALPLTERLRAQDFTLETTRDD from the coding sequence ATGGCCCAGTCCAGCACCCCCGCGACGGATCGCGACCTCGACCTCGTCCTCGTCGGAGCCACCGGCTTCGTCGGGCGGCTGACCGCCCAGCATCTCCAGGCCGCAGCGCCGAAGGGGGTGCGGATCGCCCTCGCCGGACGTTCCCGGGAGAAGCTGGACGCGCTCGCCGCCGAGATCGGTGGTCGCGCCACCGACTGGGAGCGCATCGTCATCGACGTCTCCGACCCGGCCGCCTGCGCCGACCTCGCCGCCCGGACCACGGTGGTGGTCACCACGGTCGGCCCGTACGTCCGCTACGGCCACGAGCTGGTCAAGGCCTGCGCCGTCGCCGGCACCCACTACGCCGACCTCACCGGGGAGACCCTCTTCGTCCGGGAGACCGCCGAGGGGCTGCACGAGGTGGCCCGCGCCTCGGGCGCGCGGATCGTCAACTCCTGCGGCTTCGACTCCGTCCCCTCCGACCTCGGTGTCTGGCTCACCGCCGAGCAGGCCCGCAGCGACGGTGCCGGCGAGCTGACCGAGACCACCCTCTACGTGCGCTCGCTGCGCGGCGGCCTCTCCGGCGGCACCATCGACTCGATGCGCGAGCAGGCCAAGGCCACCCGGGCGAGCGCCGGGGCGCGCAAGGTGGTCGCCGACCCCTACGGCCTCAGCCCGGACCGGGCCAACGAGCCCACCTCGCAGGAGCGCGAGGACCGGCCGGAGCCGCAGCCGGACGAGGGGTCCTCGCTGCTCGGGACGGTGCGCTCGGTGGCCGGCAAGGTCGCCTCGGCGCTGCCGGTGGGCCGGGACGAGACCGGCCGGTGGACCGGACCCTTCGTCATGGCCAGCTACAACACCCGGGTCGTGCGGCGCAGCAACGCCCTGCTGGGGTGGGCGTACGGGCGCGGCTTCCGCTACCAGGAGGTCACCGACTTCGGCGACTCGTGGACGGCGCCGCTCAAGGCGGGCGGGATGACCGCCGGGCTGCTCGGGCTCATGGCCGGGATGTCCACCGGGCCCACCCGCGCCGTGCTCGACAAGGTCCTCCCGGAGCCGGGCGAGGGCCCGAGCGAGGAGACCCAGCGCACCGGCCGCTTCCGGCTCGAGGTCGTCGCCGGCACCACGAGCGGCGCCACATACCGCACCACGGTCGCGGCGAAGAAGGACCCCGGCTACAGCGGCACCGCGGTCATGCTCGGGCAGGCCGGGCTGTGCCTGGCGCTGGACGAGCTGAGCAGCGAGGGCGGGGTGATCACCCCGGCGGTGGCCATGGCGCTGCCGCTGACCGAGCGTCTGCGCGCCCAGGACTTCACCCTGGAGACCACCCGGGACGACTGA
- a CDS encoding crotonase/enoyl-CoA hydratase family protein has translation MTGHITLTRDGGIAHLRLARPEKLNGLTLDMLDDLVAAAHGLARDRSLRAVILAGEGDSFCAGLDFQQVMPDRAGVMRRFVPRPWRGTNTFQEACWAVRRIPVPVIAAVQGHCFGGGLQIALGADLRITAPDATWSVLEGKWGLVPDMSGVQALSQLVGIDVAKKLSMTAETISGEEAARLGLSTEVAADPLARAQGLAEQLLGRSPDALAATKRLFEQTWTAGPRRTFARERAEQLRLLGAENTGRARRAAMARTTPEYQERPARLGR, from the coding sequence ATGACCGGACACATCACCCTGACCCGCGACGGTGGGATCGCCCACCTCCGCCTGGCCCGCCCGGAGAAGCTCAACGGGCTCACCCTGGACATGCTCGACGACCTCGTCGCCGCCGCCCACGGCCTCGCCCGGGACCGCAGCCTGCGGGCCGTGATCCTGGCCGGCGAGGGCGACTCCTTCTGCGCCGGGCTCGACTTCCAGCAGGTCATGCCCGACCGGGCCGGGGTGATGCGCCGCTTCGTCCCCCGACCCTGGCGCGGCACGAACACCTTCCAGGAGGCCTGCTGGGCCGTCCGCCGCATCCCGGTCCCGGTGATCGCCGCGGTGCAGGGCCACTGCTTCGGCGGCGGCCTGCAGATCGCCCTCGGCGCCGACCTGCGGATCACCGCGCCGGACGCCACCTGGTCTGTGCTGGAGGGGAAGTGGGGGCTGGTACCCGACATGTCCGGCGTGCAGGCCCTCTCCCAGCTCGTCGGCATCGACGTCGCCAAGAAGCTGTCGATGACCGCCGAGACGATCTCCGGCGAGGAGGCAGCCCGGCTCGGTCTGTCCACCGAGGTGGCCGCCGACCCGCTGGCGCGCGCCCAGGGGCTGGCCGAGCAGCTGCTCGGCCGCAGCCCGGACGCGCTCGCCGCGACCAAGCGGCTCTTCGAGCAGACCTGGACCGCCGGACCGCGACGCACCTTCGCCCGGGAGCGCGCCGAGCAGCTGCGCCTGCTCGGCGCGGAGAACACCGGCCGGGCCCGCCGCGCGGCGATGGCTCGCACGACGCCCGAGTACCAGGAGCGCCCCGCCCGCCTCGGCCGCTGA
- a CDS encoding SGNH/GDSL hydrolase family protein — MSRRPATCLAAIGLLAVTACTGGSGEDITDSGTDGSSSSSSSTAEPTPPFDTASVPIFGGELTQDVSDEELQEALDDDRLPPGPTHGTTFEVMTNAITLQEPHDVMLFGDSMTQQGVDPARLGERLSEQAGEEVTVFDAASSRARWGINKMMVQHAINEDRLPKVAVVMISTRAPENDDFYSSEIQKTPFSHAVEGCDREISEQWTEADAEECRRDVDDLAYRFRDAEGRVERALAGEEMPQDIIVDEDSRLLDNGYLAHSSVSEAKARETGEKRATRGGVGWPHNEEQATGRFTEMVQMLKDEGVTVISAEIPYTPGYQDPLEREYPGYDERRQTAAANLADSAGIEHFPVDAFGDWWGDGSSRDEIHLAPEGAADFADQLVDDTPGFADAVTAGLE, encoded by the coding sequence GTGAGTCGTCGCCCCGCCACCTGCCTCGCCGCCATCGGCCTGCTCGCCGTCACCGCCTGCACCGGCGGGTCGGGCGAGGACATCACGGACAGCGGCACCGACGGGTCGAGCAGCAGCTCGTCCTCGACCGCGGAGCCGACACCCCCCTTCGACACCGCCTCGGTGCCGATCTTCGGCGGTGAGCTGACCCAGGACGTCTCCGACGAGGAGCTGCAGGAGGCGCTGGACGACGACCGGCTGCCGCCCGGGCCGACGCACGGCACCACCTTCGAGGTGATGACGAACGCGATCACCCTGCAGGAGCCGCACGACGTCATGCTCTTCGGCGACTCGATGACCCAGCAGGGCGTCGACCCGGCCCGGCTCGGGGAGCGGCTCTCGGAGCAGGCCGGTGAGGAGGTCACCGTCTTCGACGCGGCCAGCAGCCGGGCGCGCTGGGGGATCAACAAGATGATGGTCCAGCACGCCATCAACGAGGACCGGCTGCCGAAGGTGGCCGTGGTGATGATCTCGACGCGGGCGCCGGAGAACGACGACTTCTACTCCTCGGAGATCCAGAAGACCCCCTTCTCGCACGCCGTGGAGGGCTGCGACCGGGAGATCTCGGAGCAGTGGACCGAGGCGGACGCCGAGGAGTGCCGCCGCGACGTCGACGACCTCGCCTACCGCTTCCGCGACGCCGAGGGCCGGGTGGAGCGAGCGCTCGCCGGCGAGGAGATGCCGCAGGACATCATCGTCGACGAGGACAGCCGGCTGCTCGACAACGGCTACCTCGCGCACTCGTCGGTGAGCGAGGCCAAGGCCCGGGAGACCGGGGAGAAGCGGGCCACCCGCGGCGGCGTCGGCTGGCCGCACAACGAGGAGCAGGCCACCGGCCGGTTCACCGAGATGGTGCAGATGCTCAAGGACGAGGGGGTCACCGTGATCTCGGCCGAGATCCCCTACACCCCCGGCTACCAGGACCCGCTGGAGCGCGAGTACCCCGGCTACGACGAGCGTCGGCAGACCGCCGCGGCGAACCTCGCCGACTCCGCCGGCATCGAGCACTTCCCGGTGGACGCATTCGGCGACTGGTGGGGCGACGGGTCCAGCCGTGACGAGATCCACCTCGCGCCGGAGGGCGCCGCCGACTTCGCCGACCAGCTGGTCGACGACACCCCGGGCTTCGCCGACGCGGTGACCGCCGGGCTGGAGTAG
- a CDS encoding SRPBCC family protein yields the protein MSDSQTHRPLIEASTEIAAPPERVWAVIADPRAMGGFSDQVIRTVVRGTAPVGEGTRTVNLNRRGLVVWPTRAKVVRFDPPREYTYRVKENGALWTFVLEPTATGTRLTHRREAPDGLTDISLTLQDKVLGGVSTFEDEMAAGMERTLQQVRQAAEAG from the coding sequence ATGAGTGACTCGCAGACCCACCGTCCGCTGATCGAGGCCAGCACCGAGATCGCCGCGCCGCCCGAGCGGGTGTGGGCGGTGATCGCCGACCCGCGGGCGATGGGTGGTTTCTCCGACCAGGTGATCCGCACGGTGGTGCGCGGCACCGCGCCGGTCGGGGAGGGCACCCGCACCGTCAACCTCAACCGGCGCGGCCTCGTCGTCTGGCCGACCCGGGCGAAGGTGGTCCGCTTCGACCCGCCGCGGGAGTACACCTACCGGGTCAAGGAGAACGGGGCTCTGTGGACCTTCGTCCTCGAGCCCACCGCGACCGGGACCCGGCTGACCCACCGGCGCGAGGCCCCGGACGGACTCACCGACATCTCGCTGACCCTGCAGGACAAGGTGCTCGGCGGGGTCTCCACCTTCGAGGACGAGATGGCGGCGGGCATGGAGCGCACCCTGCAGCAGGTGCGGCAGGCGGCCGAGGCGGGCTGA